GGTCCGACCACGACGTGGCCGACGCCGTCGCGCGGGCCGCGGCCCGCGTGGCGGCCACCGAGAAGGGACCCGGCCCCACCACGATCCGGCCGCGGGTGCCGGTCGTGGCCGTGACCGGCACCAACGGCAAGACCACGACCTCGCGGATGGTGGCCCACATCGCCCGCGAGGCGGGCCACCACGTGGGCTGGTCCAACACCGACGGCATCTACGTCGACGGCCACCTGGTGGAGGCCGGCGACTACTCCGGGCCCTCGGGGGCGGGCCGGGTGCTGGCCCACCGCGAGGTGGACTTCGCGGTCACCGAGACCGCCCGGGGCGGCATCCTGCTCAAGGGCATCGGGGTGGTCCACAACGACGTCTCGGTCGTCACCAACGTGACCGCCGACCACCTCGGCATGCAGGGCATCGACACCGTCGACCAGCTCGCCGAGGTCAAGGGAGTGGTGCCCCGCATCACCAAGCGGACCGGCTGGGCGGTGCTCAACGCCGACGACCCGCGGGTGTTCGCGATGCGGCTCACCACCAAGGCCCAGCCCTGGGTGTTCTCCCGCGACCCCGACTCGCCCGCGCTGCGCGAGGTGCTGGGGGGCGGCGGCCGGGCGACGACCGTCATCGACGGGTGGCTGACGGTCCTCGACGGCACCCGCGCCGACCCGCTCGTCGAGGTCGTCGACGTGCCGATGACGCTCAGCGGCCTGTCGCGCTTCAACGTCGAGAACACCCTGGCCGCCGCGTCCGCCGCGCTGGCCGCCGGCCTCGACCGCGCCGACGTCGTGGCGGGGCTGCTGTCCTTCCGGCCCGACGCCGAGCACAACCCGGGCCGGATGAACTTCTTCACGCTGCCCACGCCGGCCGGTGACGTCTCGGTCGTGATGGACCTGGCCCACAACGAGGCCGGTCTCGAGGCCATGGTCGAGATCATGCGCGGCGTGCGTCCGGACGGGAGGCGGATCCTGCTCGGCCTCGGCGCCGTGGGCGACCGCCAGGACGAGCTGCTGGAGATGCTCGGCGAGATCGCCGCCCGCGACGCCGACGTGGTCGCGATCGGCCACAAGGCGAAGTACCTCCGCGGCCGCACCGTCGAGGAGGTCGACGCGCTGCTGCGCACCGGTGCCGAGCGGGTGGGCGGCCACGACATCGAGACCCACCCCACCGAGCTGGCCTCGCTGCAGGCGCTCGTGGCGCAGGCCGCGCCGGGCGACGTGGTGGGCCTGATGTGCCACGCCGAGCGCGAGGAGGTCTACGCCTGGCTGGCCTCGGTCGGTGCCACGGCCGACTCCCCGGAGCAGCTGGCGGCCAAGGTGCGGCAGGCCTCCACGGGCGGCTGAGGACGTCCCCGGGAGAGCCTGGTGAGCCACGCCGGCCCACTGGTGGAGACTGGGGCACGACGCCGTGCCCGCGGCGTACCCCTGCACCTCACCTAGATCCCCAAGGACGCCGATGACCGACTCCCGACGCCTGGCCGTGCTCATCGATGCCGACAACGTCTCCTCGAAGGTCTCCACCGACCTGTTCGCGGAGCTGGCGGGCTACGGCCTGCTGACGGTGAAGCGCGCGTACGGCGACTGGACGACCGACCAGCTCAACGGCTGGAAGAAGCGGCTCCACGAGCACGCGATCTCCCCGATGCAGCAGTTCGCCTACACGACCGGCAAGAACTCCAGCGACTCCGCGCTCATCATCGACGCCATGGACCTGCTGTACGCCGGCAACCTCGACGGCTTCGTGATCGTCTCCAGCGACAGCGACTTCACCCGCCTCGCGACCCGGCTGCGCGAGTCGGCCATGACCGTCTACGGCGTGGGCGCCAGCAAGACCCCGCGTGCCTTCCGCGACGCGTGCGACAAGTTCACCTTCCTCGAGGTGCTCCAGGCCGGTGCTCCGGTCGAGGAGGACGAGCCGGCGCCGCGCAGCCGCCGCTCGGGCCAGCGCGGCAACGGCAACGACGCCCCTCCGGAGGCGGTCGCCGAGACCCGGGAGGCCCCCGAGGCGGAGATGGGCAGCCGCGAGAGCGCCGCGGCGCTGCAGAGCGTGCTCTCGCGCAGCCTCAACAAGGCCGACTCCGACGACGAGGACTGGACGACGGTGAGCGCGCTCGGCAGCCTGCTCACCCGCGTCGACCCGTCGTTCGACGCCCGCACCCACGGCTTCGCCCGGCTCAGCGACCTGATCCGGGAGCAGCCGTTCCTCGAGACCCGCACCGTCACCACGGCCGCCGGCCAGGAGCAGCTGATGGTGCGGCTCAAGGGCCGTCGCGGCTCGGGCCGGGGCAGCCGCCGCGGCCGCGGGGACAACCGGCTCGAGAGCAAGCCGGAGGCCACCGTCGAGACCAGGTCCGAGGCCCCGGAGGCCGCGCCTGCTCCCGCGGCAGAGGTCGCCCCGGAGCCGACCCCCGAGGTCGTGCCCGGGCGGACCGGGGAACCGGTCGACCAGCCGGCCGCCGACCCCGTCGCCGAACCGGCCACGGTGGCCGTCGACGCGCCGGTCGCCGGGTCCGCGGACCCGGTCGACGAGCAGGTCGACGAAAGGGGCGACGAGCCGGTCGAGCCGGCCGCCGAGGAGGAGCCGCCGGCCAAGGCGCCGCGCAAGCGGGCGGCCGCGAAGAAGACCACGGCCAAGAAGGCGCCGGCCGCCAAGACCGCCGCCACGAGGACGACCGCCAAGAAGACCACGGCCAGGAAGACCGCCAAGAAGGCCGCGGCCGAGCCCGCCCCCGAGCCCGAGGCGCCTGCCGTGGAGGCCCCGGTGGAGACGCCCACGCTCACCGTCACCACCCGGCGCACGCCGCGGCGCGCGGCCAAGCGCGCCGCCGGCCCGTCGGTGCCGACGGAGTAGCAGCAGCGCCCGGGGCGCGGCTCGCGCCGCGCCCCGGGCCGTGCCCGGACGTGACCCGGACCGGGCCCGGGGTCAGGCCTCCGTCGGGGGCGCGTAGTAGTCCGGGTCGGCGACCGGGGCGTCCGCGGACGCGGCGCCCGCGCCGGCCTGGGCGTGCGGCGACCAGTTCTCCAGCTCCGACATCACCAGCGGGTGCTTGTCGACGCACACCACGACCAGGTCGCCGCGGTTGGCGCGGCTCATGGCGTGGTGGACGGCCTCGATCTCGTCGTGGATGACCTCGAGCTGCTTGCAGCGGCTGCCGGCGTCCATCGCGCGGCGCACGCCCTCGGCCACCAGCGCCGAGGTCTCGCCCCGGGCGCGCTTGCGCAGCGCCTCGTCCTCGCGGACCACGACGACGTCGAAGTGCTGGGCCGCCACCTCGCCGAGCTCGCGCATGTCCTCGTCGCGGCGGTCGCCGGCGGTCGCGACGACGCCGATCCGCGAGGGCTTGCCCAGCTCGTGGCCGGAGTCGAGGCTGTCACCGAGCCGGTCGACGAAGTCGCCCAGCATCCGCATGCCGGGGGCGTTGTGGCAGTAGTCGACGATGACGTTGACCCCGTTGACCTCGATCTCGTTGAGGCGGCCGGGGGAGAGGTAGTAGCTGGTCGAGAAGGTCCGCAGGCCCTGCCGGATGTCGTGCAGCGGGGCGCCCGAGGCGAACGCCGCGGCGGCGGCGGCGAGCGCGTTCTGCACGTTCATCCGGGCCCGGCCGGAGAAGGTCGCGGGCAGCAGGTGGGTGAAGGCGAGCTGCATGTCGCGGGCACCGTGGCGCACCACGATCATCTCGCCGCGCTCGGTGGGCTGCAGGACCAGCGCCTTGCCGCCGCGGCGGCAGTGGGCGTCGATCATGTCGCGCTCCTCGGAGCCGGGCTCGGCCATCGAGAACCACACCACCTGGCCCGAGCAGCGACGCCGCATCTGGCGCACCAGCGGGTCGTCGGCGTTGAGCACGGCGTGGCCGTCGCGCGGCACCGCCTCGACGAGGACGGCCTTGACGTCGGCGAGCTGCTCGACGGTGTCGATGCCCCGCAGCCCGAGGTGGTCGGGCTGCACGTTGAGGACCACGGCGACGTCGTTGCGCTCGTAGCCCAGGCCCTCGCGCAGGATGCCGCCGCGGGCGACCTCGAACACGGCGAAGTCGACGCGCGGGTTCTGCAGCACCATCCGGGCGCTGCGCGGGCCGGAGGCGTCGGAGCGGATCAGCAGCCGCTCGTCGATGACCACGCCGTCGGTCGAGGTCATGCCGACCTTGCGGCCCATGCCCTTGAAGATGTGGCTGATCATCCGGCTCGTGGTCGTCTTGCCGTTGGTGCCGGTCACGGCCACGATCGGGATCCGGCTGGGAGTGCCCGGCGGGATCAGCATGTCGACGACCGGCTTGGCGATGAACTGCGGCTCGCCGATGGTCGGGTGGGTGTGCATCCGGAAGCCCGGCGCCGCGTTGACCTCGCAGATCGCGCCGCCGGTCTCGCGGACCGGCTGCGTGATGTCGGGGCAGATGAAGTCGATGCCGGCGATGTCGAGCCCGATCATGCGGGCCGCCTCCTCGGCGATCTCGACGTTCTCCGGGTGGGCCTCGAAGGTGCGGTCGATCGAGATGCCGCCGGTCGACATGTTGCCGGTCAGCGCCAGCTTGACCATCTCGCCCTCGGCGGGGACCGAGTCGAGCGTGTGGCCCTGGCCGGCCAGGACCTCCTCGGCGGCCGCGTCGACCTTGATGCGGGTCAGCACCTTCTCGTGGCCCACGCCGCGGCGCGGGTCGGCGTTGGTCAGGTCGACCAGCGCGCGCACCGTGCTGGTGCCGTCGCCGGTGACCGACGCGGGGACCCGCTCGGCGATGGCGGCCATCCGGCCGTCGATGATGAGGCAGCGGTAGTCCTTGCCGGTCACGAACGACTCGACGATGACGGTGCCCCGGCGCGACTGCGCCCTGGCGATCTCGAAGCTCTCGCGGACCGACTCGTCGTCGCGCAGGTCGAGGCACACGCCGCGGCCGTGGTTGCCGTCGAGGGGCTTCACCACGACCGGGAAGCCGATCCGGCGGGCCATCGCGACCGCCTGGTCCGGCGTGCGCACCGACTCCTGCTTGGGCACGGGCAGGCCGGCTGCGCCGAGCAGCCGGGTGGTGAGGTCCTTGTCGGAGGCGATGTCGACCGCGATCGAGCTGGTCTCCGAGGTCATCGTGGCGCGGATCCGCTTGGCGTGGACCCCCTGGCCGAGCTGCACCAGGGAGTGCTGGTTGAGCCGGATCCAGGGGATGTCGCGCGAGACGGCCTCGTCGATGATCGCCTGGGTGGAGGGGCCGAACGCCGTGCGCTGGGCGCGCAGGATGAAGGAGTCGAGCTCGGCCTCGAAGTCGAACTCGGGGTCGGCCTCGACCAGGTGGTCCACGAGGCGTACGGCGAGCCGGCCGGCCGCGAGCCCCACCTGCTCGTCGACGTAGCCGAAGATCACGTTGTAGCGGCCGCGCTGGCCCTTGACCTGGCGGGTCTTGCCGCGCCGGGTGTCGTGGCCGACCACCTGCTGCAGCGCCAGCGCGCAGTGCTCGGCCACGTGGCCCAGCCAGGTGCCCTCGTGGAGCCGCTCGACGAAGCCGCCGCGGCGCCCGCGGGAGCAGGAGTGCTCGCGCAGCCCGGGCAGCGCCTCGAGCAGGTGCTCGGTGAACCCGGGGATGGTGTTGGTCGGGTAGTCCTCCAGCACGCCGAGGTCCACCACGAGGTGGATCGCCTTCTCGTAGGACCAGACGTTGGCGCCGCGGTAGACCCGCGTCTCGACGATCTCCAGGTCGGGGCGCGGGCGGCCGCCACCGGTCACCGTCCCGGCGCCGCCGGGACGGTCGCCGGAGTGGTCGGCACCGCGGTGCTCGGGGCTCTCGGTCACGGGGTGGCTCCTCTGTTTCGTCGGGCGATGCGGCGGCGCAGGGCCGAGGGCGAGGCGTCGTCGGCGGCGATGTCGCGCGCCATCTTGCCGAGGTCGCGGTTGGCCAGCGCCAGCTCGTCGGCCTCGGTCGGGTCGACCGGCCGCGCGGTGGGCACCAGCCGGCGGGTGGTGAGGTCGAACCGGGAACCCGCGGGCAGGGCGTGCAGCACCACGCCGGAGGCCAGGATCGGCCGGTGCTCGCGGGCCGCGTGGGCGTCGGTGACCATGTCGCGGCCGTCGAGGACGGTGACGGCACCCTTGCCCACCACCTCCATCAGGTCGGTGCCCTCGGGGGTGCGGGTCACCACGGCGGCGGTGTCCTCGTCGACGCCGATCCCGAGCAGCTGCGGGCTCTGCGAGACGATCATGAGCAGCCGGCCGTAGCGGTTGCGCTGGGCGAAGTGCTGGTCGACCACGCAGTCCTGGAGCAGCCCCAGCCCGGCGGCGACCTGGGTCATCCGCTGCTTGGCGGTCGCGCCGCCGGGACCGAAGGCGACCATGTGGGACGACTGGATCGACGCGCCGGCCGACGTGCCGGCGACGGTGACGCCGCGGGCGCGGGCGTCCAGGATCGCGTCGCCGAAGGGGGTGCCGGCGATCACGGTCGACAGCTTGAGCTGGTTGCCGCCGGTCATGAAGATCCCGGTCGCCCGGTCGAGCTCGGACACGACGGCCGGGTCGGAGGCCTGGGCCCGGTCCTGGGGACGCACGCCGTAGACCTCGGCGGCCCCGAGACGGGTGAACAGCGCGGCGTACACGTCGACGATCTCGGGGCCCAGCGACGAGGCCGTGGGGACGACGGCGATGCGGGCCTCGGACCCGCCGGCGCGGCGCACGAACTCCGTCAGGACCGAGCGGCGACCCAGCTTGTCCTCGGCGCCGCCGATGATGAGCAGGTCCCCGACGACCGGCTCCGAGGGCTCGGACAGGGGGTCTCCCGCGAATGGCATGACAGGAAGACTAGAGGGTGCGACCCTTGCGCGAATGAGCA
This genomic interval from Nocardioides scoriae contains the following:
- a CDS encoding Mur ligase family protein, coding for MTDGSTSAPPAAPTSLLELRVLEGPNLYFPRAAIKLTLDVRTLAEADEARLRAVGDALGLRSLRAGAPLSGFRQRALVRVLTRLVRRVALDSGTSRLGVRVRATSEPTQLVVAYPWRDRSRARGLGQAVAAVLDELTAAGSDHDVADAVARAAARVAATEKGPGPTTIRPRVPVVAVTGTNGKTTTSRMVAHIAREAGHHVGWSNTDGIYVDGHLVEAGDYSGPSGAGRVLAHREVDFAVTETARGGILLKGIGVVHNDVSVVTNVTADHLGMQGIDTVDQLAEVKGVVPRITKRTGWAVLNADDPRVFAMRLTTKAQPWVFSRDPDSPALREVLGGGGRATTVIDGWLTVLDGTRADPLVEVVDVPMTLSGLSRFNVENTLAAASAALAAGLDRADVVAGLLSFRPDAEHNPGRMNFFTLPTPAGDVSVVMDLAHNEAGLEAMVEIMRGVRPDGRRILLGLGAVGDRQDELLEMLGEIAARDADVVAIGHKAKYLRGRTVEEVDALLRTGAERVGGHDIETHPTELASLQALVAQAAPGDVVGLMCHAEREEVYAWLASVGATADSPEQLAAKVRQASTGG
- a CDS encoding NYN domain-containing protein; this translates as MTDSRRLAVLIDADNVSSKVSTDLFAELAGYGLLTVKRAYGDWTTDQLNGWKKRLHEHAISPMQQFAYTTGKNSSDSALIIDAMDLLYAGNLDGFVIVSSDSDFTRLATRLRESAMTVYGVGASKTPRAFRDACDKFTFLEVLQAGAPVEEDEPAPRSRRSGQRGNGNDAPPEAVAETREAPEAEMGSRESAAALQSVLSRSLNKADSDDEDWTTVSALGSLLTRVDPSFDARTHGFARLSDLIREQPFLETRTVTTAAGQEQLMVRLKGRRGSGRGSRRGRGDNRLESKPEATVETRSEAPEAAPAPAAEVAPEPTPEVVPGRTGEPVDQPAADPVAEPATVAVDAPVAGSADPVDEQVDERGDEPVEPAAEEEPPAKAPRKRAAAKKTTAKKAPAAKTAATRTTAKKTTARKTAKKAAAEPAPEPEAPAVEAPVETPTLTVTTRRTPRRAAKRAAGPSVPTE
- the cphA gene encoding cyanophycin synthetase; its protein translation is MTESPEHRGADHSGDRPGGAGTVTGGGRPRPDLEIVETRVYRGANVWSYEKAIHLVVDLGVLEDYPTNTIPGFTEHLLEALPGLREHSCSRGRRGGFVERLHEGTWLGHVAEHCALALQQVVGHDTRRGKTRQVKGQRGRYNVIFGYVDEQVGLAAGRLAVRLVDHLVEADPEFDFEAELDSFILRAQRTAFGPSTQAIIDEAVSRDIPWIRLNQHSLVQLGQGVHAKRIRATMTSETSSIAVDIASDKDLTTRLLGAAGLPVPKQESVRTPDQAVAMARRIGFPVVVKPLDGNHGRGVCLDLRDDESVRESFEIARAQSRRGTVIVESFVTGKDYRCLIIDGRMAAIAERVPASVTGDGTSTVRALVDLTNADPRRGVGHEKVLTRIKVDAAAEEVLAGQGHTLDSVPAEGEMVKLALTGNMSTGGISIDRTFEAHPENVEIAEEAARMIGLDIAGIDFICPDITQPVRETGGAICEVNAAPGFRMHTHPTIGEPQFIAKPVVDMLIPPGTPSRIPIVAVTGTNGKTTTSRMISHIFKGMGRKVGMTSTDGVVIDERLLIRSDASGPRSARMVLQNPRVDFAVFEVARGGILREGLGYERNDVAVVLNVQPDHLGLRGIDTVEQLADVKAVLVEAVPRDGHAVLNADDPLVRQMRRRCSGQVVWFSMAEPGSEERDMIDAHCRRGGKALVLQPTERGEMIVVRHGARDMQLAFTHLLPATFSGRARMNVQNALAAAAAAFASGAPLHDIRQGLRTFSTSYYLSPGRLNEIEVNGVNVIVDYCHNAPGMRMLGDFVDRLGDSLDSGHELGKPSRIGVVATAGDRRDEDMRELGEVAAQHFDVVVVREDEALRKRARGETSALVAEGVRRAMDAGSRCKQLEVIHDEIEAVHHAMSRANRGDLVVVCVDKHPLVMSELENWSPHAQAGAGAASADAPVADPDYYAPPTEA
- a CDS encoding cyanophycinase: MPFAGDPLSEPSEPVVGDLLIIGGAEDKLGRRSVLTEFVRRAGGSEARIAVVPTASSLGPEIVDVYAALFTRLGAAEVYGVRPQDRAQASDPAVVSELDRATGIFMTGGNQLKLSTVIAGTPFGDAILDARARGVTVAGTSAGASIQSSHMVAFGPGGATAKQRMTQVAAGLGLLQDCVVDQHFAQRNRYGRLLMIVSQSPQLLGIGVDEDTAAVVTRTPEGTDLMEVVGKGAVTVLDGRDMVTDAHAAREHRPILASGVVLHALPAGSRFDLTTRRLVPTARPVDPTEADELALANRDLGKMARDIAADDASPSALRRRIARRNRGATP